One region of Trichoderma breve strain T069 chromosome 7 map unlocalized scaffold00007, whole genome shotgun sequence genomic DNA includes:
- a CDS encoding xylose isomerase-like TIM barrel domain-containing protein, whose product MSLGRCYAGHSLPEKLDVAMNSGFTGIELFYEDLLDLAKKMPGGATPENHISSAHLIRGYCDDRNLEIICLQPFMHYEGLVDRNLHNRRIEEMRLWFKMAHVLGTELIMLPSSNLPPEQITEDMDCIIQDMVEIAEMGLQETPVIRFAYEALCWGTRVETWEASWDVVCKVNRSNFGICLDTFNIAGRIYADPTMSTGRNPGATQALTQSLDGLVQSVPADRIFLLQVADGERLERPLLQDHEFYDPEQPPRMSWSRNARLFYGEPHYGGYLPIREILQVLVSRVGFKGWISLEVFNRRLADTDQSVPEEMGKRAKQSWNSLKRDLNLNTYSPSYTSKLFDLLQ is encoded by the coding sequence ATGTCTCTGGGAAGATGCTACGCGGGCCATTCCCTCCCAGAGAAACTAGACGTGGCCATGAACTCCGGCTTCACAGGCATCGAGTTATTCTATGAAGACCTACTGGACCTCGCCAAGAAGATGCCTGGCGGAGCCACTCCGGAGAATCACATCTCCTCCGCACATTTGATTAGAGGATATTGCGACGATCGAAACCTCGAAATCATCTGTCTCCAGCCATTCATGCACTATGAAGGTCTCGTGGATCGCAACTTGCATAATCGGCGTATAGAAGAGATGAGACTATGGTTCAAGATGGCACATGTGTTGGGTACCGAACTTATCATGCTGCCAAGCAGCAACTTACCACCAGAGCAAATCACTGAAGACATGGACTGTATTATCCAAGACATGGTAGAAATAGCTGAGATGGGTCTTCAAGAAACGCCAGTCATTCGGTTTGCATACGAAGCTCTCTGCTGGGGAACTCGTGTTGAGACCTGGGAAGCTAGCTGGGACGTTGTGTGCAAAGTAAACCGATCAAACTTTGGCATCTGCCTAGACACATTCAACATTGCAGGCCGCATATACGCTGACCCTACAATGTCAACTGGCCGCAACCCAGGTGCCACTCAGGCCTTAACACAGTCTCTGGATGGCCTCGTCCAGTCTGTCCCAGCTGATAGGATATTCCTCCTACAGGTagctgatggagagagacTCGAGCGTCCTTTACTTCAAGATCATGAGTTTTACGATCCAGAACAACCACCTCGTATGAGCTGGTCTAGAAACGCAAGGCTATTCTATGGTGAGCCTCATTACGGAGGTTACCTACCTATCCGAGAGATTCTCCAAGTTCTTGTTTCACGGGTTGGTTTCAAAGGTTGGATAAGCCTTGAAGTCTTCAACAGGCGTCTTGCAGATACAGATCAGTCAGTTCCAGAAGAAATGGGCAAGAGGGCAAAACAGTCATGGAACAGCCTCAAGAGAGATCTCAATCTGAATACCTATAGCCCTAGCTATACGAGTAAACTTTTCGATTTATTACAGTAA
- a CDS encoding WD domain, g-beta repeat domain-containing protein, translating to MATVLPPPSKRQKRENLEKTQIQQDVTAVAAGPAGSFKARFLDSDGKQMADVIEVPLADASEKNLSLLLNTLLAREREEFLPYRFRIHIPETDIIVDQYPTDLLQLLRSHGIENPFETTVTLSAEPQAVFKVQAVTRMSHRIPGHGEAILAAQFSPATSGLLATGSGDKTARIWDTATGTPKYTLSGHAHWVLCVSWSPDGMRLATGSMDKSVRLWDPATGKPAAGTGALTGHSKWVTNIAWEPYHLWEHGSPRLASASKDTTIRVWAVNTGRTEHVLSGHRSSVSCVKWGGTGLIYSGSHDKTVRVWNAEKGTLVHTLSSHAHWVNHLALSTDFALRTSFYDHQPTPSGEEERRNKAKERFEKAARFQGKIAERLVSASDDFTMYLWDPSQGTKPVARLLGHQKAINHVTFSPDGSLIASAGWDNHTKIWSARDGKFINTLRGHVAPIYQCAFSADSRLLVTASKDTTLKVWSMATCKLAVDLPGHQDEVFAVDWSPDGQRVGSGGKDKAVRLWMN from the exons ATGGCTACGGTGCTACCCCCTCCGTCCAAGCGCCAAAAGCGCGAAAACTTGGAAAAAACACAGATCCAGCAAGATGTCACCGCCGTTGCGGCTGGCCCCGCGGGCTCCTTCAAGGCCCGGTTTCTCGACAGCGACGGAAAGCAGATGGCCGATGTCATCGAAGTGCCTCTTGCTGATGCATCTGAGAAAAATCTATCATTATTGTTAAACACGCTGCTAGCTAGG GAAAGGGAAGAATTCCTCCCATATCGCTTCCGAATACACATCCCAGAGACGGACATTATCGTTGATCAATACCCGACCGATCTACTCCAACTTTTACGCAGTCATGGCATTGAGAATCCATTTGAAACCACGGTTACGCTCAGTGCCGAACCCCAGGCTGTTTTCAAAGTCCAAGCAGTCACGCGGATGTCTCATAGAATACCTGGGCATGGAGAAGCAATCTTGGCTGCTCAGTTTAGTCCTGCCACTAGCGGCCTATTGGCAACGGGTTCTGGAGATAAAACTGCCCGGATATGGGACACGGCAACCGGCACTCCCAAGTACACCTTGTCTGGTCATGCGCACTGGGTTCTGTGTGTCTCTTGGTCCCCCGATGGTATGCGCTTGGCCACTGGAAGTATGGACAAGTCTGTACGACTTTGGGATCCTGCGACAGGGAAACCTGCTGCCGGCACCGGAGCTTTGACAGGGCATTCCAAGTGGGTTACCAACATTGCCTGGGAACCGTATCATCTTTGGGAGCATGGATCTCCTCGGCTGGCGAGTGCGAGCAAGGACACGACAATTCGTGTTTGGGCAGTAAACACAGGACGGACTGAGCATGTCCTGTCCGGCCACCGGAGCAGCGTGAGCTGTGTCAAATGGGGAGGAACTGGATTGATCTACTCGGGCAGCCATGACAAGACAGTCAGAGTCTGGAACGCCGAGAAGGGAACACTGGTGCACACGCTATCCTCTCATGCCCACTGGGTAAATCACCTGGCTCTGTCTACTGACTTTGCACTACGCACGTCATTCTACGATCACCAGCCAACACCAAGTGGCGAGGAGGAAAGACGgaacaaggcaaaggagCGTTTTGAGAAGGCAGCTAGATTCCAGGGAAAGATTGCTGAACGTCTTGTATCAGCCTCT GACGACTTTACCATGTACCTCTGGGATCCTTCCCAAGGCACAAAACCGGTTGCACGGCTTCTGGGACACCAAAAGGCCATCAACCACGTGACATTTTCCCCTGATGGCAGTCTCATCGCGAGTGCCGGATGGGACAATCACACCAAAATCTGGAGCGCAAG GGATGGCAAATTCATCAACACACTCCGCGGCCATGTCGCGCCCATATACCAGTGTGCTTTTTCTGCCGATAGTCGGCTCCTTGTGACGGCATCCAAAGATACCACATTGAAAGTGTGGTCGATGGCTACGTGTAAGCTGGCCGTTGATCTACCAGGACACCAAGACGAAGTTTTTGCC GTTGATTGGAGCCCTGATGGACAACGAGTAGGCAGCGGAGGAAAAGACAAGGCCGTACGCCTTTGGATGAactga
- a CDS encoding mutS domain V domain-containing protein — protein sequence MSSPLSQTSSRTTGPASSYFSSSVPPNSPGYQSGTSSSQAINHILRNKDNPSSRYSPSIASSRPSTPYRTASTTTSRPTTPSRRSRSEATPSILGQSDSHDVVCAVSEARGVTPTVGIATVDLSHGEVTLSQICDNQSYVRTIHKLQLACPSRIVFMPSACSPNEPSTFFSLVQRLIPEAEMSSHDRSAWSESAGIEYIEHLAPEGDIGSIKVAIQGKYYAICCFSAAMKYIDRQFNLSFSPQSLRIRYQPSEDTMMIDISAMQSLEVMRNLKSAKSKECLFGLLNHTLTPMGSRVLRNNMLQPPTDFDGFIKTRYDALEEMVTNEEMFHEIRKALKLFHDAEKTLTKLVIIRNATGVSAVEEQLNHILMIKSFLESIRNLCQPETTVPILLNIKRVIEPDVTYMESPLDLRNQRAFAVKSGISGMLDVARQTYRELTEAIHVYSDVINEQYRVAATLKFDNRRLYWFRIPTVDLDKDIIRQDFINVIPKKNHMECQTLNLVKLNQRLLDTSNEIVMRSDAAVRDLVKELRRQVSPLFRICESIALVDMISSFGQITTTRDYVRPNMEDTLALKSARHPILDKKMASEYIPNDYYSAEQHRFHCVTGCNMSEFASFPIIHNIFARISTQDNIEANLSSFGVEMREMAFILKNIDNKSLAIIDELGRGTSTRDGMAIAMAISEALLNTRASIWFATHFVELARVFADRIGVLNLHLLSSTSVGEGGLPQLTMLYKADAGTVDDENHYGIALARAIGMPQSFINCAETVANDLRKRRESNRQSSDAYKEIHRRRLALNLYEAINQAKKSSNKETISGYLKRLREQYMVRLQEIEEM from the exons ATGTCGTCTCCATTATCTCAAACTTCGTCTCGAACAACGGGACCAGCTTCCTCTTATTTTTCCAGCTCAGTCCCGCCTAATTCTCCCGGCTATCAATCTGGTACCAGCTCCAGCCAAGCTATCAACCATATTCTCAGAAATAAAGACAACCCTTCATCTCGATATTCTCCATCCATTGCCAGCTCTAGACCCAGTACCCCCTACAGAACAGCCTCGACGACTACCTCTCGTCCTACCACTCCTTCGCGTCGTTCTCGAAGCGAAGCCACGCCTTCTATCCTTGGGCAAAGCGACTCTCACGATGTTGTATGCGCAGTCAGTGAAGCACGAGGCGTCACTCCTACAGTGGGAATCGCTACTGTCGATCTTTCTCACGGTGAAGTGACTCTTAGCCAGATATGTGACAACCAATCCTACGTGAGGACAATTCACAAGCTTCAACTAGCGTGCCCTTCTCGCATAGTCTTTATGCCTTCGGCATGCTCTCCCAACGAGCCGAGCacattcttttctcttgttcagCGACTGATACCTGAGGCGGAGATGTCCTCTCACGACCGTTCTGCCTGGTCTGAATCCGCTGGCATAGAGTACATAGAGCACCTTGCCCCTGAAGGTGATATTGGATCAATTAAAGTGGCTATTCAGGGCAAATATTACGCTATATGCTGTTTCTCTGCG GCTATGAAATATATCGATCGCCAGTTCAatctcagcttctcgcctCAGTCGCTGCGCATCAGATATCAGCCTTCCGAAGACACCATGATGATAGACATATCCGCTATGCAATCACTGGAAGTAATGCGAAATCTAAAGTCTGCCAAATCGAAAGAATGCCTATTTGGGTTGTTGAATCACACTCTTACGCCGATGGGTTCTCGCGTGCTCCGCAACAATATGCTCCAGCCACCTACCGATTTCGATGGATTCATCAAGACACGCTACGATGCGCTGGAAGAAATGGTCACCAACGAAGAAATGTTTCATGAAATTCGCAAAG CCCTCAAACTTTTTCATGATGCTGAGAAAACCCTCACAAAG CTAGTGATTATTCGGAATGCTACTGGAGTATCTGCAGTTGAAGAGCAACTCAACCACATACTCATGATAAAATCGTTTTTGGAATCG ATACGGAATCTGTGCCAGCCCGAGACAACGGTTCCAATTTTACTCAACATTAAAAGAGTGATTGAACCTGATGTCACCTACATGGAATCTCCACTGGATCTACGCAACCAAAGGGCCTTTGCGGTCAAATCCGGTATTAGCGGCATGTTGGATGTTGCTCGTCAAACATACAGAGAGCTTACCGAAGCTATTCACGTATACTCAGATGTGATCAACG AACAATATCGTGTTGCGGCAACCTTGAAATTCGATAATCGCCGCTTATACTGGTTCCGAATCCCTACAGTGGACTTGGACAAAGATATAATAAGACAAGATTTCATAAATGTGATTCCAAAAAAGAATCACATGGAATGTCAGACGCTCAATCTTGTCAAGCTAAATCAACGGCTCTTGGACACTTCAAACGAGATAGTCATGCGAAGCGACGCCGCCGTTCGCGACTTGGTAAAAGAACTTCGACGCCAGGTATCACCTTTGTTCCGGATATGCGAATCAATTGCTCTTGTGGATATGATATCGTCCTTTGGTCAAATCACCACCACGCGCGACTATGTGAGGCCAAATATGGAGGACACTTTGGCTTTAAAATCAGCAAGGCACCCAATCCTCGACAAG AAAATGGCAAGCGAGTACATACCCAACGATTACTATTCTGCCGAGCAGCATCGTTTTCACTGTGTTACAGGATGTAACATGAGCG AGTTCGCATCCTTTCCAATCATACACAACATCTTTGCCCGCATCTCGACCCAAGATAATATTGAGGCAAATCTCTCGAGTTTTGGAGTGGAGATGAGGGAAATGGCTTTCATTCTGAAAAATATAGACAACAAGAGCCTCGCAatcattgatgagctgggcCGCGGGACAAGCACCAGAGATGGCATGGCCATCGCAATGGCCATATCCGAAGCTCTGCTTAACACTAGGGCATCTATCTGGTTTGCAACCCACTTTGTCGAGCTGGCTCGAGTGTTTGCAGACCGTATCGGCGTCCTCAATCTTCATCTGTTATCCAGCACATCGGTTGGGGAGGGAGGACTGCCACAATTGACAATGCTGTACAAAGCTGATGCGGGTACTGTTGATGACGAAAACCACTATGGAATTGCTTTGGCCCGCGCCATTGGAATGCCGCAGAGTTTTATCAACTGCGCAGAGACCGTTGCGAATGATTTGAGAAAAAGGCGAGAGTCGAACCGACAGAGCTCTGACGCATATAAAGAGATTCACCGACGCAGACTCGCGTTGAACCTTTATGAAGCCATTAACCAAGCCAAGAAGTCCTCAAATAAGGAGACCATCTCTGGCTACCTCAAGCGTCTCCGAGAGCAATATATGGTACGGTTGCAGGAAATTGAAGAGATGTAA